Proteins encoded by one window of Methanomassiliicoccaceae archaeon:
- a CDS encoding ATP-binding protein: MTEKRPVKNWSDVTELSSTGDIRLPSDPLDRVLGQNGAIEMAKIAAKQRRNLLLVGPPGTGKSMIAQALSLNLPVPKHEVRVVKNPENSERPLLEVVDDKEVVREEDLTAETVGKILEPKNAPVNVAERLGFRCKKCGAYSSPHDLVCPECQTGKTNVAGNAPFADLFGSLMESFNGQPTLAGKDRVNTTRTLADGTEETIVFERAGDNIRMLDQKSLEKRSQLQGTKNKKILVKLRRNPFVMATGSSETELLGDVLHDPYGGHEKLGSPAYERVVAGAVHEAHEGVLFIDEISHLGNLQRYILTAMQEGTFPITGHNPQSAGASVRVDAVPCDFILVAACNIQDIENILSPLRSRIIGNGYEVLVDTVMPDNSENRAKYAQFVAQEVQKDGRIPHAEIPAVEELIKEGRRRAKLDDQSNSLTLRLREMGGLIRAAGDIAVMDGEDMITAEHVRRALKRAMPVEEQIKNKYGSYTKGLSKDVTSAQKETSQYYFQNEHVPDDSMFN; the protein is encoded by the coding sequence ATGACAGAAAAGAGGCCCGTAAAAAACTGGAGCGATGTGACCGAGCTGTCCTCCACCGGCGATATCCGTCTGCCATCCGACCCCCTGGATAGGGTGCTGGGTCAGAACGGGGCCATCGAAATGGCCAAGATCGCCGCAAAACAGCGAAGAAACCTGCTCCTGGTCGGGCCTCCCGGCACCGGCAAGTCGATGATAGCTCAAGCGCTGTCGTTGAACCTGCCGGTGCCGAAACATGAGGTACGCGTGGTGAAGAACCCCGAAAACAGCGAGAGGCCCCTCTTAGAAGTGGTGGACGATAAGGAGGTCGTCCGGGAAGAGGACCTTACGGCCGAGACCGTAGGAAAAATTCTAGAACCCAAGAACGCCCCTGTGAACGTCGCAGAGAGGCTAGGGTTCCGCTGTAAGAAATGCGGAGCATATTCCAGTCCCCACGACCTTGTGTGCCCCGAATGTCAGACCGGAAAAACAAACGTTGCGGGAAATGCGCCCTTCGCCGACCTCTTCGGCAGCCTTATGGAATCATTCAACGGGCAGCCGACGCTCGCAGGAAAGGACCGCGTAAATACCACCCGCACGCTTGCCGACGGCACTGAAGAGACGATCGTCTTCGAAAGGGCCGGCGACAACATCCGCATGCTCGACCAGAAATCTCTGGAAAAAAGGAGCCAACTCCAAGGCACCAAGAACAAGAAGATACTTGTCAAACTCAGGAGGAATCCGTTCGTTATGGCCACCGGTTCGTCCGAGACCGAACTTCTGGGAGACGTTTTACATGATCCATATGGCGGTCATGAAAAACTAGGCTCCCCTGCTTACGAGAGGGTCGTCGCCGGAGCGGTACACGAAGCCCATGAGGGCGTTCTCTTCATCGACGAGATTTCGCATCTCGGAAATCTCCAGAGATATATTCTAACGGCGATGCAGGAGGGGACGTTCCCGATAACGGGGCACAACCCGCAGTCGGCGGGAGCCAGTGTCAGAGTTGACGCGGTCCCCTGCGACTTCATACTGGTAGCCGCCTGTAACATACAGGATATCGAAAACATCCTTTCTCCGTTGCGTTCGCGTATAATCGGTAACGGATACGAAGTGCTGGTCGACACGGTTATGCCGGACAACAGCGAGAACCGCGCCAAATACGCCCAGTTCGTGGCCCAAGAGGTCCAGAAGGACGGACGTATCCCGCATGCAGAAATACCTGCAGTGGAAGAACTGATCAAGGAGGGCCGCCGCAGGGCGAAGCTGGACGACCAGTCGAATTCGCTTACTCTGAGGCTGAGGGAGATGGGCGGGCTCATACGCGCGGCAGGAGACATCGCCGTAATGGACGGCGAGGACATGATCACCGCGGAACATGTACGCAGAGCGCTAAAGCGTGCGATGCCTGTTGAAGAACAGATAAAGAACAAATACGGATCGTACACCAAGGGCCTTTCCAAAGACGTGACAAGCGCTCAGAAAGAAACATCCCAGTATTATTTCCAGAACGAGCACGTACCTGACGACAGCATGTTCAACTGA
- a CDS encoding phospholipase D-like domain-containing protein → MNADTRAMRLTSIFLVVLVAVSPAFFVNESMAAVQDGIFISEVQPKGTEGFSLYNGSTYQRDLKGYYLTDGEGDLVFTKSLIIAPLTDITISFDTDAVQTFLERPGDSGFFAYEVGTFGITADKSFKLADAGDGLCFYSPKKVFLDSVCWGNVTAEGWNGPVADKPTNDRYLVRFSLTDTDSAADWRLSRPGMTDRIDGVSFIADVTPFTFPECHGAEIYNALESAREEVLISIYQITSRNTMALLCLLAERGVDVNILLEGSPLGDKGQTNTERTMMKCLVESGGTITLINDPRSQDLSDSGNRFTYVHTKYAVIDGKTTIITSENWTESNMGTGNGNRGWGAVFESEDYAKYMREIFFNDSSTAFGDCKDMLALYPEQTRFEGGLIYSDPGLTHDDSHESMTFRDCSVSPILSPDNSYESLRSFIEGSETRAYAQQMDLSDSYLGISEDSPVSWMVDSASRGVDCRLLLDITNDTGGKSAEIGLINTTTRMKAAGINGGEGFWLTHNKGVIVDDSVWIGSVNWTDTSFFRNREAAVIIKSPDVADYYSSYFLEDWNNNDRSGKIAVEISRFDNRLPGDFGFFEVEIAPKGDYEYVWDIYGDGRFVRRSSIPKISYDELEPGKHTLVVTVIEEDTGRSAVAMAEYIIDEQSPGTDSINVNSVYLAIIVSASVAVLGTIRAERTRDSREKRKRRNR, encoded by the coding sequence GTGAACGCAGACACGCGTGCGATGAGGCTCACATCGATATTTTTAGTGGTGCTCGTTGCTGTTTCGCCCGCATTTTTCGTAAACGAGAGCATGGCGGCAGTTCAGGACGGCATTTTTATATCCGAGGTTCAGCCGAAAGGCACCGAAGGCTTTTCGCTCTATAACGGCAGCACTTACCAGCGAGATCTGAAAGGATATTATCTCACGGACGGCGAAGGTGACCTCGTTTTTACGAAATCTTTGATAATCGCACCTTTGACGGACATAACAATATCTTTTGACACAGATGCCGTCCAAACCTTTCTGGAACGTCCCGGCGATTCGGGATTTTTCGCATACGAGGTAGGTACGTTCGGCATAACCGCAGATAAAAGCTTCAAACTCGCAGATGCGGGCGACGGACTTTGCTTTTACAGTCCCAAAAAAGTGTTTTTGGATTCGGTCTGCTGGGGGAACGTCACGGCAGAGGGATGGAACGGCCCTGTCGCAGACAAGCCAACAAACGACAGGTATCTGGTGCGTTTTTCTTTGACAGATACGGACAGTGCGGCCGATTGGAGGCTTTCCCGTCCGGGGATGACAGATAGGATCGACGGTGTTTCGTTCATTGCAGATGTCACGCCGTTCACCTTTCCCGAATGCCACGGCGCGGAGATATACAATGCTCTCGAATCGGCCAGGGAGGAAGTACTGATATCGATCTACCAGATCACAAGCAGGAACACCATGGCACTCCTCTGTCTGCTGGCAGAAAGGGGCGTAGATGTGAATATACTTCTCGAAGGGTCTCCCTTAGGGGACAAAGGGCAAACAAACACAGAGCGCACCATGATGAAATGTCTGGTAGAAAGCGGCGGTACCATAACGCTGATAAACGATCCAAGGTCGCAAGACCTCTCCGACTCCGGAAACAGATTTACGTACGTCCATACAAAATATGCCGTGATCGATGGAAAAACAACCATAATCACTTCAGAGAATTGGACCGAGTCCAACATGGGCACGGGCAATGGCAACAGAGGATGGGGGGCCGTATTCGAAAGCGAGGATTACGCAAAATATATGCGAGAGATATTTTTTAACGACAGCAGTACCGCGTTTGGCGATTGCAAAGATATGCTGGCACTTTATCCGGAACAGACCCGTTTCGAAGGCGGCCTGATATATTCCGATCCGGGCCTGACGCATGACGACAGCCACGAAAGCATGACATTCAGGGATTGCAGCGTATCGCCGATATTATCTCCGGACAACTCTTACGAATCGCTCAGGTCTTTTATCGAAGGCTCCGAGACCAGAGCGTATGCCCAGCAGATGGACCTGTCGGACTCTTATCTCGGCATATCGGAAGATTCACCGGTGTCATGGATGGTCGATTCGGCATCCCGCGGCGTGGACTGCAGACTGTTGCTGGACATTACCAACGACACAGGCGGCAAGTCGGCCGAGATAGGCCTTATCAACACGACCACCCGCATGAAGGCCGCGGGAATAAACGGAGGGGAAGGATTTTGGCTAACTCATAATAAGGGCGTGATCGTCGACGACAGCGTATGGATAGGTTCTGTCAACTGGACCGACACGTCGTTTTTCCGCAATAGGGAAGCTGCCGTGATTATAAAATCTCCAGATGTCGCAGATTATTATTCTTCGTATTTCCTTGAAGACTGGAACAACAACGACCGCTCCGGGAAGATAGCTGTCGAGATCAGTCGTTTCGATAATCGCCTACCGGGCGACTTCGGCTTTTTTGAGGTGGAAATAGCGCCGAAAGGAGATTATGAGTATGTATGGGACATCTACGGTGACGGGAGATTCGTACGGAGGTCCTCTATACCGAAGATATCTTATGATGAATTGGAGCCCGGAAAGCATACTCTCGTCGTTACGGTAATTGAGGAAGATACAGGAAGATCCGCCGTTGCAATGGCCGAATACATCATTGACGAACAAAGTCCCGGAACCGACAGTATTAATGTCAATTCAGTATACTTAGCAATAATAGTGTCAGCCTCCGTGGCAGTCCTGGGTACCATCAGGGCAGAAAGAACTCGGGATTCCCGAGAAAAACGGAAGAGGAGAAATCGGTGA
- the tpiA gene encoding triose-phosphate isomerase gives MSERKFHRPVIIVNFKAYQEVNGPGALELAKICEKVSEESGLRVGICPPMVDLGYIARNVNIPVFAQNIDPRAPGSATGWVTPAMVKSCGAAGTLINHTEHKIRLNEISECNDLAKASDLITVICSDNDKIAAQVAQFRPDFIAVEPPDLIGGDLSVTKANPAIIENTVDAVRSVNHTVMILCGAGIKTGADVRAALDLGADGVLLASGVVRSKDPEATVRDLVGKI, from the coding sequence TTGAGTGAGAGAAAGTTCCATAGACCGGTCATAATAGTGAACTTCAAGGCATACCAGGAGGTCAACGGACCTGGCGCCTTGGAGCTTGCCAAGATATGCGAGAAGGTCTCAGAGGAGTCGGGGCTTAGGGTGGGCATATGCCCGCCCATGGTCGACCTGGGTTACATAGCCAGGAATGTGAATATTCCTGTGTTCGCACAGAACATCGACCCCCGGGCCCCCGGTTCCGCGACGGGGTGGGTAACACCTGCCATGGTCAAGAGCTGCGGCGCCGCTGGCACACTGATCAATCATACAGAGCACAAGATCAGATTGAACGAAATATCCGAGTGCAACGATCTGGCCAAGGCGTCGGATCTGATCACTGTTATTTGTTCGGACAACGACAAGATCGCGGCCCAAGTCGCGCAATTCCGTCCGGATTTCATAGCGGTGGAACCCCCCGACCTGATCGGAGGGGACCTTTCCGTTACGAAGGCCAATCCTGCCATCATCGAGAACACTGTCGATGCCGTCAGGTCCGTCAACCACACGGTCATGATCCTTTGCGGTGCAGGGATAAAGACGGGCGCCGATGTCAGGGCGGCACTCGACCTTGGGGCCGACGGAGTGCTTCTAGCCTCCGGAGTAGTAAGGTCCAAGGACCCAGAGGCCACCGTAAGAGATCTCGTGGGAAAAATCTGA
- the dnaG gene encoding DNA primase DnaG: MYADPTATKYLVKAKINADGVVEKPDVVGAIFGQTEGLLGDDLDLRDLQKTGRIGRIEVDVTSKGGRSEGNITMSSSLDQVETVILASALETVDRVGPCKAFIKVLGIEDVRITKREKVIERAKELLSELIKQSKGTSSDLTDNIRKSLQVEEIVSYGKDRCPAGPNVKDAEAIIVVEGRSDVLNCLRAGIKNAIAVEGTDIPKTVQDLSKERVVTAFVDGDRGGELILKELFQVAEVDFVARAPRAQEVEELTQKQLVKCLRNKIPADQYMEMNGITVEEPKEKEEEKEKEEDSRPPRREQHSSHDRHQNQNQNQNARSRDDDRAPRKERFNTEAADRFKKKEVREEPEVAEESEPEQVKENVKPEVVKPEVARHETVRNESARTEASKPEVEEKNNAETDEKPTRSLRAKRPRRADKALTEDQVFFRDMLADMASTHNAKLLDAEKKIVKEVAVKSLADTLKEEGEGIASIVFDGVISQRIVDVCDEKKIGVVVATRKGKVSKLPADMTLWAKDDFY, encoded by the coding sequence ATGTACGCAGATCCAACAGCTACAAAATATTTGGTTAAAGCGAAAATAAACGCTGACGGTGTCGTGGAGAAACCCGACGTCGTGGGAGCGATATTCGGACAGACGGAAGGACTTCTCGGCGACGACCTGGACCTCAGAGATCTCCAAAAAACAGGGAGGATCGGAAGGATAGAAGTCGATGTAACCTCGAAGGGCGGAAGGTCCGAAGGTAACATCACGATGTCCTCCAGCCTCGACCAGGTTGAAACAGTAATCCTCGCATCTGCTCTGGAGACCGTCGATCGCGTGGGTCCCTGCAAGGCATTCATAAAGGTCCTCGGGATCGAGGATGTAAGGATAACCAAGAGGGAGAAGGTCATAGAACGCGCCAAAGAGCTCCTTTCCGAGCTCATAAAGCAGTCGAAAGGGACCAGCTCCGACCTTACGGACAACATAAGAAAGAGCCTGCAGGTCGAAGAGATAGTATCATACGGCAAGGACAGGTGCCCTGCCGGACCTAACGTCAAGGATGCCGAGGCAATAATAGTCGTCGAGGGCAGATCGGACGTTCTGAACTGCCTCAGGGCAGGGATTAAGAACGCCATAGCCGTCGAAGGGACAGATATCCCCAAGACGGTTCAGGACCTCTCCAAAGAGAGGGTCGTCACCGCGTTCGTAGACGGCGACAGAGGAGGAGAACTGATTCTGAAGGAGCTTTTCCAGGTGGCCGAGGTCGACTTCGTCGCCCGCGCTCCCCGCGCCCAGGAAGTTGAAGAGCTCACACAGAAGCAGCTTGTGAAATGTCTCCGCAACAAGATACCTGCAGACCAGTACATGGAAATGAACGGTATAACGGTCGAAGAGCCCAAGGAGAAAGAAGAGGAAAAGGAGAAGGAAGAAGATTCCAGGCCTCCCAGAAGGGAACAGCACTCCAGCCACGACCGCCACCAGAATCAGAATCAGAATCAGAACGCAAGGTCGAGAGATGATGACCGCGCTCCCAGGAAGGAGAGATTCAACACCGAAGCCGCAGACAGGTTCAAGAAGAAAGAGGTCAGGGAAGAGCCCGAGGTTGCAGAAGAATCCGAGCCCGAGCAGGTGAAAGAGAACGTGAAACCTGAGGTTGTGAAACCTGAGGTTGCAAGGCACGAGACCGTAAGAAATGAATCTGCAAGGACCGAGGCCTCAAAACCCGAGGTCGAAGAGAAGAACAATGCAGAGACAGATGAAAAGCCCACGAGGTCCCTCCGCGCAAAGAGGCCCAGAAGGGCCGACAAGGCGCTGACGGAAGACCAGGTCTTCTTCAGAGATATGCTCGCCGACATGGCATCCACCCACAATGCGAAACTTCTCGACGCCGAGAAGAAGATTGTAAAAGAGGTAGCCGTGAAGAGCCTCGCCGACACCCTCAAGGAAGAGGGCGAGGGAATCGCATCCATCGTCTTCGACGGAGTAATATCTCAGAGGATAGTAGATGTCTGCGATGAGAAGAAGATCGGTGTTGTGGTCGCCACCCGCAAGGGAAAGGTCTCCAAACTGCCGGCCGACATGACTCTCTGGGCAAAGGACGATTTCTACTGA
- a CDS encoding peroxiredoxin, whose protein sequence is MENEEPCCCYCYDDAEFSPRIPLIGEDAPAFKANTTQGQINFPEDFKGKWVILFSHPADFTPVCSTEFMTFAAMTEEFKALNTQLVGLSIDSIHSHIAWLRSLCQMEWGPHKKGEEISFPLIDDVSMNVANKYGMIHDKTSTSAVRATFVIDPNGKIRTILYYPASTGRNMEEIKRVVIALQKADKDKCATPANWKPGDDVIIPAPGSCGAAKERMADVSRSDDKYSYDWFLTFRKEKKQ, encoded by the coding sequence ATGGAAAACGAAGAACCTTGTTGCTGCTACTGCTATGACGATGCAGAATTCAGCCCGAGAATCCCTCTCATTGGGGAGGACGCGCCCGCTTTCAAGGCGAACACCACTCAGGGTCAGATTAACTTTCCCGAGGATTTCAAGGGAAAATGGGTCATTCTTTTTTCCCATCCCGCGGATTTCACGCCAGTCTGCTCCACCGAGTTCATGACCTTTGCCGCAATGACGGAGGAGTTCAAAGCCCTCAACACCCAGCTCGTCGGACTCTCGATAGATTCTATCCACTCGCACATCGCGTGGCTCAGGTCGCTCTGTCAGATGGAGTGGGGACCTCACAAGAAAGGTGAAGAGATCTCGTTCCCGCTGATCGACGACGTTAGCATGAATGTTGCCAACAAATATGGCATGATCCACGACAAGACGTCTACTTCTGCGGTACGTGCGACGTTCGTCATAGATCCCAATGGAAAGATCAGGACCATCCTATACTACCCGGCAAGCACCGGACGCAACATGGAGGAGATCAAGAGAGTGGTCATCGCTCTGCAGAAGGCGGACAAAGACAAATGTGCCACACCTGCCAACTGGAAACCCGGAGACGATGTCATCATCCCTGCACCCGGAAGCTGCGGTGCAGCGAAGGAACGCATGGCAGATGTCAGCAGGTCCGATGACAAGTACAGCTACGACTGGTTCCTCACCTTCCGCAAGGAAAAGAAGCAGTAA
- a CDS encoding AAA family ATPase — protein sequence MIIESVRIRLFGKTANKDYGQMFPGLTVYYGENESGKTTLKEFIRTTLFKTATRKNNYPLTMSTDSGEVDCITDSGEKFTITRAGNKIVSSIGKMPPEISGVDPDVYRSVYAMNPDDLIDTAVVDSGDIKRKFLTVPGGENMPQISESIDCEMEALLNQSKITDSRGIGKLRREIDENAKAIDLARLKGPEYCRLAKDEAEIISELAVLREKQAEGEKVRARIRAYGEQKKNMLEYGELELSRNVMGDADRAPPEGMAKYRELRDSVGFRLAKKEDAEKKLDEIGEKLGGASFDAVERNRARILSLNENIGSYRSAASDMRAIGEEVSILDSDIASLMDGRLDEDTARNADTGQDVIDRASDTRMPKKNNVPAIVLLALAAVSAVAAFVTAVPYIYVVAAVFAVLAAVTVLRSVKPAADLFDDYIVSRGFPPGTRREEVAGLCSVIDSIRRLEEKRQSYIGRVRDMEASINGLDSELASVASEVGIERVSFEADVRMLNALVASLSGITDAAKTAESARSEYLDARAVLDGYLAPYGSAEELERIVKLKIERDRTDERMDNIKTILGSAGIDMVSEPPPLPDDLTAEIGEKQINLGKISNQKAAILRDSDTERLYNERSSLETELCSEKRRWGVLSLEKHISDAACDDIYDNMQPRVIQTADRYLEMMTKGIYRMDGNPRTKNVSIRSGTEIKSKDQWSSGLAGQVCLSLKLAVAKEMSDEKLPILLDDVLLVFDSERKLGACRALSEVAKDMQIIFFTCDRETYGFMKQVGAKTVEISL from the coding sequence ATGATCATAGAGTCAGTGCGTATCCGCCTCTTCGGAAAGACCGCGAACAAGGATTACGGTCAGATGTTCCCGGGACTTACCGTCTATTACGGCGAGAACGAGAGCGGGAAGACCACGCTTAAGGAATTCATCAGAACCACCCTTTTCAAAACTGCAACGCGCAAGAACAATTATCCGCTGACCATGAGCACCGATTCCGGCGAGGTGGACTGCATAACCGATTCGGGAGAGAAGTTCACTATAACAAGGGCCGGCAACAAGATAGTGTCCAGCATCGGAAAGATGCCACCGGAGATATCCGGAGTGGACCCGGACGTCTACAGGAGCGTTTACGCCATGAACCCGGACGACCTCATAGATACGGCCGTCGTCGATTCCGGCGATATCAAAAGGAAATTCCTAACGGTTCCCGGGGGAGAGAACATGCCCCAGATATCGGAATCCATAGATTGCGAGATGGAGGCTCTTCTGAATCAGTCCAAGATCACCGATTCCAGGGGAATCGGCAAGCTTAGACGCGAGATCGACGAAAACGCCAAAGCCATCGATCTAGCCAGATTGAAAGGACCCGAATATTGCAGGTTGGCGAAGGACGAGGCCGAAATAATATCGGAACTCGCTGTGCTCAGAGAGAAGCAGGCGGAAGGCGAAAAGGTCAGGGCCCGGATAAGAGCATACGGAGAACAGAAGAAGAACATGCTCGAATACGGGGAGCTGGAACTGAGCCGTAACGTTATGGGCGACGCCGACAGGGCTCCGCCCGAGGGAATGGCCAAGTACAGGGAGCTGAGGGACTCGGTCGGATTCAGGCTCGCAAAAAAAGAAGATGCCGAAAAGAAACTGGACGAGATCGGAGAAAAACTCGGAGGCGCCTCTTTCGATGCCGTAGAACGGAACAGAGCGCGCATACTGTCCCTTAACGAGAACATAGGCTCATACAGATCCGCGGCGTCCGATATGAGGGCGATCGGTGAAGAAGTTTCCATACTGGATTCGGATATCGCCTCGCTGATGGACGGCAGACTGGACGAAGATACCGCCAGGAACGCCGACACGGGCCAAGATGTGATCGACCGGGCCTCCGATACACGGATGCCTAAAAAGAACAACGTGCCTGCCATCGTGCTCTTGGCTCTTGCGGCCGTTTCGGCCGTGGCCGCATTCGTTACGGCCGTCCCATACATTTACGTCGTCGCGGCGGTGTTCGCCGTTCTTGCGGCGGTCACCGTTCTCCGTTCCGTAAAACCTGCCGCGGACCTCTTCGACGACTACATCGTATCCCGCGGATTCCCGCCCGGTACACGCAGAGAGGAGGTCGCCGGGCTCTGTTCCGTCATAGACAGCATCAGGAGGTTGGAGGAAAAGCGCCAGTCCTACATTGGACGCGTCAGAGACATGGAGGCATCGATAAACGGATTAGATTCCGAACTTGCATCGGTAGCATCCGAAGTGGGCATCGAACGCGTTTCCTTCGAGGCCGACGTGCGCATGCTCAACGCCCTCGTCGCATCTCTCTCCGGGATAACCGATGCAGCCAAAACGGCAGAAAGTGCCCGCTCCGAATATCTGGACGCCCGGGCCGTCCTCGACGGATACCTCGCCCCCTATGGGTCGGCGGAGGAGCTTGAAAGGATAGTGAAGCTCAAGATCGAACGGGACCGGACCGACGAAAGGATGGATAATATAAAAACCATCTTGGGTTCGGCCGGCATCGACATGGTATCCGAACCTCCCCCGCTGCCGGACGACCTGACTGCGGAAATCGGTGAAAAACAGATAAATCTTGGAAAAATAAGCAACCAGAAGGCCGCCATACTCAGAGACTCGGACACCGAGCGCCTCTACAACGAGAGAAGCTCGCTGGAGACCGAGCTGTGCTCGGAGAAGCGCAGGTGGGGGGTCCTTTCGTTGGAGAAACATATATCTGACGCCGCATGCGACGATATCTACGACAATATGCAGCCGCGCGTGATCCAGACCGCCGACAGATATCTGGAGATGATGACGAAGGGGATTTACCGCATGGACGGTAACCCTCGTACGAAGAATGTTTCCATACGAAGCGGGACAGAAATAAAATCTAAGGATCAATGGAGTTCCGGCCTTGCGGGGCAGGTATGCCTCTCGCTCAAGCTGGCGGTCGCGAAGGAGATGTCGGACGAAAAGCTTCCGATATTGTTGGACGATGTGTTGCTGGTGTTCGATTCGGAAAGGAAGCTCGGCGCATGCCGTGCGCTTTCCGAGGTCGCAAAGGATATGCAGATCATATTCTTCACCTGCGACCGCGAGACATATGGATTCATGAAGCAGGTTGGAGCGAAAACGGTGGAGATATCGCTCTGA
- a CDS encoding N-acetyltransferase: MIIRQMSEEDLPRVYAIATSSLDEYYLPEVFSYFLRQWPGGQIVACSVTGRVIGFICGSYLGPDRVGIALLAVERQNRCQGVGSELLAALRRRAVTEGAYTVQLEVRIENEAAINFYRVRGFIVTESLPAFYNNGGDAIRMIGTTVQNS; this comes from the coding sequence GTGATAATAAGACAGATGTCCGAAGAGGACCTCCCCCGCGTGTACGCGATCGCTACGAGCTCGCTCGATGAATATTATCTGCCGGAGGTTTTTTCGTATTTCCTAAGGCAGTGGCCCGGCGGGCAGATTGTAGCTTGTTCTGTTACCGGCAGGGTTATCGGATTCATTTGCGGTTCTTATCTGGGGCCGGACCGCGTGGGAATAGCACTTTTGGCCGTTGAAAGGCAGAACAGGTGCCAAGGTGTCGGATCGGAACTTCTGGCGGCACTACGGCGGCGCGCCGTTACCGAGGGCGCATATACGGTCCAGCTCGAGGTCCGCATAGAAAACGAGGCGGCGATAAACTTCTACAGGGTCCGCGGTTTCATAGTCACGGAGTCCCTGCCGGCGTTCTACAACAATGGCGGAGATGCGATCAGGATGATCGGCACTACGGTCCAGAACTCATAA
- a CDS encoding fructose-1,6-bisphosphatase, protein MSEEKVTVSVIKADVGSVVGHSKPHPSMLEASREVLKDAQKQGIVEDFYVTRVGDDINLFMTHYKGVGNKDVHGAAWECFQRATKIAKSMKLYAAGQDILTDVFSGNVKGAGPGSAEFSFVERKSEPMLFFMADKTEPSAYSPILSRIFLDPFTTTGLVIDARAKMGFDVGIQDVMDHKKVVMSSPEETLSILSLLGDTSRYAIKRIDSRAGIGPACVVSTDKLNLTAGKYVGKDDPVCVCRAQSGLPSVGEYLQPFINPTLVAGWMRGSHYGALYPCSPEDSDPVYFDGPPRICCLGFQLNNGKLQGLEPINSKNGEHTPVDFFKGETWNKARTDAIKASMLMRSQGPFMPSILGPEEMEYTSRPEVLSSLTSRFENIE, encoded by the coding sequence ATGTCAGAGGAAAAAGTAACAGTATCAGTGATAAAGGCGGACGTCGGGTCCGTTGTCGGACATTCCAAACCCCACCCCTCGATGCTCGAGGCATCCAGGGAAGTCCTTAAGGACGCACAGAAGCAGGGAATCGTCGAAGATTTTTACGTGACGCGCGTGGGTGACGACATCAATCTTTTCATGACACATTACAAAGGTGTCGGAAACAAAGACGTCCACGGCGCAGCCTGGGAGTGTTTCCAGAGAGCGACCAAGATCGCCAAATCCATGAAGCTCTACGCAGCCGGACAGGACATCCTGACGGATGTGTTCTCCGGTAACGTCAAGGGAGCAGGCCCAGGATCGGCCGAGTTTTCCTTCGTGGAGAGGAAGTCCGAGCCCATGTTATTCTTCATGGCGGACAAAACGGAACCGTCTGCATATTCCCCCATCCTTTCCAGGATTTTCCTGGACCCGTTCACGACTACCGGGCTGGTAATCGATGCAAGGGCAAAAATGGGATTCGATGTAGGGATCCAGGATGTAATGGACCACAAGAAGGTTGTAATGTCCTCTCCCGAAGAGACCCTCAGCATACTGAGCCTTCTCGGCGACACATCGAGATATGCGATCAAGAGGATCGACTCCAGAGCAGGCATCGGACCAGCATGTGTGGTGTCTACCGACAAGCTCAATCTCACAGCGGGCAAGTATGTCGGCAAGGACGACCCGGTCTGCGTCTGTCGCGCACAGAGCGGCCTGCCATCTGTCGGCGAATACCTTCAGCCATTTATCAACCCGACCCTAGTGGCGGGCTGGATGAGGGGATCCCACTATGGGGCGCTGTATCCATGCTCTCCCGAAGACTCGGACCCCGTCTATTTCGACGGACCTCCGAGGATATGCTGTCTCGGATTCCAGCTTAACAACGGAAAGCTGCAGGGCCTCGAGCCTATCAACTCCAAGAACGGAGAACACACACCCGTGGACTTTTTCAAGGGGGAAACCTGGAACAAGGCAAGGACGGACGCAATCAAAGCATCCATGCTCATGAGGAGCCAGGGTCCGTTCATGCCATCGATACTCGGACCGGAGGAAATGGAATACACCTCCAGGCCGGAGGTCCTCAGTTCCCTTACGTCGAGGTTTGAGAACATTGAGTGA